The following are encoded together in the Blautia obeum ATCC 29174 genome:
- a CDS encoding ROK family glucokinase — MGSYCFGIDVGGTTVKCGLFQTDGNLVDKWEIPTRTENKGENILPDVAKAIQEKMVEKGIEKADVEGVGIGIPGPINSKGEAACAVNLYWGFTPVAQILHDLTGLKACAGNDANVAALGEAWKGAAAGSDNVIMVTLGTGVGGGIIVDGKIVAGTHGAGGEIGHVLVVRGEAEKCNCGNHGCLEQYASATGIVRVAGRMLAASEEDSTLRGLQNITAKDVLDAFKEGDALAVRIMEYVGDLLGGALAGFAAVVDPEAIVIGGGVSKAGQPLIDCIQKYYMKYAFPSCKDTQIVLATLGNDAGICGAAKMVL; from the coding sequence ATGGGTTCATATTGTTTTGGGATTGATGTAGGGGGGACAACCGTAAAATGCGGTCTTTTCCAGACAGACGGTAATCTTGTTGACAAATGGGAGATTCCAACAAGAACAGAAAATAAAGGCGAAAACATTCTTCCGGATGTGGCAAAGGCTATTCAAGAAAAAATGGTAGAAAAAGGTATTGAGAAAGCTGATGTGGAAGGCGTTGGAATCGGAATTCCGGGACCGATCAATTCTAAAGGGGAAGCTGCATGTGCGGTAAATCTTTACTGGGGATTTACACCGGTAGCACAGATCCTTCATGATCTGACAGGACTTAAAGCATGTGCAGGAAATGATGCCAATGTTGCTGCTCTGGGAGAAGCGTGGAAAGGTGCAGCTGCCGGCTCTGATAATGTCATCATGGTGACACTTGGTACAGGTGTGGGTGGCGGAATCATTGTAGATGGCAAAATCGTTGCCGGAACACATGGTGCCGGTGGTGAAATCGGCCATGTGCTGGTTGTACGTGGCGAAGCAGAAAAATGTAACTGCGGCAATCATGGATGTCTGGAACAGTATGCATCTGCTACCGGAATCGTACGTGTGGCAGGAAGAATGCTTGCTGCATCTGAAGAAGACAGTACTCTTCGCGGACTCCAGAACATCACAGCAAAAGATGTCCTTGATGCATTCAAGGAAGGTGATGCACTTGCAGTGCGTATCATGGAATATGTAGGAGATCTTCTTGGTGGAGCACTTGCTGGTTTTGCAGCAGTTGTTGATCCGGAAGCAATCGTAATCGGTGGAGGGGTATCCAAGGCCGGACAGCCACTGATTGACTGCATTCAGAAATATTATATGAAATATGCATTTCCATCCTGCAAAGATACACAGATTGTTCTTGCAACACTTGGAAATGACGCTGGGATCTGCGGCGCAGCTAAAATGGTTCTTTAA